The Pleuronectes platessa chromosome 13, fPlePla1.1, whole genome shotgun sequence genome includes a window with the following:
- the LOC128453989 gene encoding desmoglein-2-like protein: MAPLLRCCVLTLLLFFLTLDPGAAEGNGPMLQRQRREWIVAPRQLKENHDYTSLPSIARIRSDKSYNHTIYYFLKGPGVDQPPIGRFSVDSSTGYVRVHSVLDREEIDIYRLQGVAKFQNGDIAESDINITITVVDENDCSPVVKIGQVGSVNESCAAGTIVMRVIATDGDQAGTDHTKLFYSIDQESNKDGMFSINSQTGDIMVQQTTLDRELKDSYSLAVKVVDMDGRSGNSGGGVVNIKVLDINDNVPTLEKEMYEGSVSENTINTEVMRIQSMDMDMINTENWDAVYEIVSGNEGGYFSIHTDAKTNEGVIMVNKALDYEELKALNLGVAVSNKAQYNFGGGSSSSGSSGSSGSSGSSGSSGSSVIAKSYPVKINVVNQKEGPRFQPGVKVVTISEDKSSINLKNILTNYAAIDSDTLLTATNVRYSKLRDQGNWLIVDSETGDIRLNKLPDRESKFLVNGTYYAEIIASTDDNPSKTATGTIAIQVEDFNDHCPKLTTTAHTMCLEESVIYATAVDEDDFPNSAPFEFTVNGQKDNEKWTVEHFNATTSILRDNADLWPGVHQVTVEVRDQQGKMCDEVQIIDVTVCRCEEDQKVCSPLKEKKVSLGAGGILLLLLGLLLLLLLPLLLLFCLCGGAPLKGDFKPLPYDSKPQLMPFHTEGQGEDKEVPLLRVPMEVDNGCVDIKNVSAYEAGGFLTNYNESGGGLVGGAGYGGGMNTLTTDELHRYNSYKYIAGQSEAQHLGAGMGAEFSGYGGGAFDGMALSEHYLQEYYTNKSNHATQESQQKDGLLVYDYEGKDSLAGSVGCCSLLENDNDLAFLDDLGSKFKTLAEICQGSTIVTQSATAVVSSSLPRPVSPVRPSTSSHTHVQTHTESVRDRDRVHINTVDTSNVATGSSTIFQEERITERAQVPTVQVQENIMIPSQTMLIQQPSMYYTTAPMYVVESQPQMMLVAGGAQQQGLVQVGGLQGSQGMVLVDRQVGVNGGMGQVQVGGLQGSQGMVLVDRQVGVNGGMGQVHVGGLQGSQGMVLVDRQVGVDGGMGQVAQGFSQGTISRKVMLVENGSAAGQQGGQFVQGFTQMGQGSTAQGLEVRGQGYEMRAPSFTMGSLGSTGLNEDFSGHTQVSMATPKLQGSKKQVVQHKKVTVTERNIESNTRA, translated from the exons ATGGCTCCGCTGCTGAGGTGCTGCGTTCTGACCCTGCTGCTGTTCTTCTTGACG CTGGATCCTGGGGCAGCAGAAGGAAATGGACCCATGTTacaaagacagagaagagaatGGATCGTCGCCCCCAGACAGCTGAAGGAAAACCACGACTACACCAGCCTTCCGTCTATCGCCAGA attCGCTCGGATAAATCATACAACCATACGATATATTATTTCTTAAAAGGGCCTGGTGTCGACCAACCACCTATCGGAAGATTTTCTGTCGACTCTTCAACTGGTTATGTTAGAGTCCATTCCGTTCTGGACCGAGAGGAAATCGACATCTATCGA TTACAAGGTGTGGCCAAATTCCAAAACGGTGACATCGCTGAGAGCGACATCAACATTACTATCACTGTCGTCGATGAGAATGACTGCTCTCCAGTAGTTAAGATTGGGCAGGTCGGATCTGTCAATGAATCCTGTGCAGCAG GTACTATTGTCATGAGAGTGATTGCTACTGATGGCGATCAAGCGGGCACAGACCACACAAAACTCTTCTACAGCATTGACCAGGAGAGTAACAAGGATGGGATGTTCTCCATCAACTCTCAAACTGGAGACATCATGGTGCAACAGACCACTCTGGATAGGGAG CTCAAAGATTCCTACAGCTTGGCCGTCAAAGTCGTTGACATGGATGGGCGGTCTGGAAACTCAGGAGGCGGAGTAGTTAACATAAAAGTTCTGGACATAAATGACAATGTGCCGACCTTGGAGAAAGAAATG TATGAAGGGAGCGTGTCGGAGAACACCATCAACACGGAGGTGATGAGGATTCAATccatggacatggacatgatTAACACTGAGAACTGGGACGCTGTCTATGAAATCGTTTCAGGGAACGAGGGAGGCTATTTCAGTATCCATACTGATGCCAAGACCAACGAGGGAGTCATCATGGTTAACAAG GCGCTGGACTATGAGGAACTAAAGGCCCTCAACTTGGGTGTGGCCGTCTCCAACAAAGCGCAGTACAATTTTGGTGGTGGCAGTTCGTCATCAGGATCATCAGGATCATCAGGATCATCAGGATCATCAGGCTCATCAGGCTCATCCGTCATCGCAAAATCCTACCCTGTCAAAATCAACGTGGTCAATCAAAAAGAAGGGCCCCGTTTTCAGCCGGGTGTGAAAGTGGTGACCATCTCCGAGGACAAATCCTCCATCAACCTCAAGAACATCCTCACCAACTACGCCGCTATCGACAGTGACACACTGCTGACAGCCACCAACGTCCG ATATAGTAAATTGCGCGATCAAGGCAACTGGTTGATCGTTGATTCAGAGACGGGAGATATCAggctgaataaactacctgacAGAGAGTCCAAATTCTTGGTCAATGGAACATATTATGCTGAAATAATAGCTTCTACCGACG ATAATCCCTCCAAAACAGCCACAGGAACCATAGCCATTCAGGTGGAGGACTTCAATGACCACTGCCCAAAGCTGACGACAACCGCTCACACCATGTGCCTGGAGGAGAGCGTCATCTACGCCACAGCCGTGGACGAGGACGATTTCCCCAATTCAGCGCCGTTCGAGTTCACCGTGAACGGGCAGAAGGACAATGAGAAATGGACAGTGGAGCATTTTAATG CTACTACATCGATTCTCAGAGACAACGCCGACTTGTGGCCAGGCGTCCACCAAGTGACCGTGGAGGTCAGGGACCAGCAAGGGAAAATGTGCGATGAGGTTCAGATCATAGATGTAACCGTGTGTAGGTGCGAGGAGGACCAAAAAGTGTGCAGTCCGCTCAAGGAGAAGAAAGTCAGTTTAGGAGCTGGAGGGATCCTGCTTCTGCTCCtgggcctgctgctgctgctgc TGTTGCCGCTTCTGCTGTTGTTCTGCCTGTGTGGGGGTGCTCCACTTAAAGGAGATTTCAAGCCACTTCCATACGACAGCAAACCGCAGCTGATGCCATTTCACACCGAGGGACAGGGAGAAGACAAG GAGGTTCCTCTTCTACGGGTCCCGATGGAAGTCGACAATGGCTGCGTGGACATCAAGAACGTCAGCGCGTATGAGGCAGGAGGGTTCCTGACAAATTACAATGAATCCGGAGGAGGACTGGTTGGAGGAGCAGGATATGGCGGTGGCATGAATACATTGACAACAGACGAATTGCACAGGTACAACAGTTACAAATACATCGCCGGGCAATCGGAGGCACAGCATCTTGGTGCCGGGATGGGGGCGGAGTTCTCTGGATACGGAGGCGGGGCCTTTGATGGGATGGCTCTGTCTGAACACTACCTGCAAGAGTACTATACAAAT AAATCAAACCATGCCACACAAGAGTCCCAGCAGAAGGATGGACTGCTGGTCTATGACTATGAGGGTAAGGACTCTCTGGCGGGCTCTGTAGGTTGCTGCAGTCTTCTCGAGAACGATAATGATCTCGCCTTCCTCGATGACCTGGGGTCTAAATTCAAAACCCTGGCAGAGATCTGTCAAGGATCGACCATCGTGACCCAATCGGCGACTGCAGTTGTTTCCAGCTCCCTACCAAGACCAGTGTCTCCAGTCAggccctccacctcctcccacacgCACGTCCAGACTCACACTGAATCAGTCAGGGACAGGGACCGTGTCCATATCAACACTGTGGACACCTCCAATGTAGCAACCGGATCCTCCACGATCTTCCAGGAGGAGCGAATTACTGAGAGAGCCCAGGTTCCCACGGTGCAAGTCCAGGAAAATATAATGATTCCCAGTCAGACCATGCTCATACAACAGCCCTCTATGTACTATACTACTGCGCCCATGTACGTAGTTGAGTCCCAGCCCCAGATGATGCTTGTGGCAGGGGGCGCCCAGCAGCAGGGGCTGGTGCAGGTTGGTGGTCTCCAAGGTTCTCAGGGTATGGTCCTCGTAGACAGACAGGTAGGAGTAAATGGAGGCATGGGGCAAGTGCAGGTTGGTGGTCTCCAAGGTTCTCAGGGTATGGTCCTCGTAGACAGGCAGGTAGGAGTAAATGGAGGCATGGGGCAGGTGCACGTTGGTGGTCTCCAAGGTTCTCAGGGTATGGTCCTCGTTGACAGGCAGGTAGGAGTAGATGGAGGCATGGGGCAGGTGGCACAAGGCTTTTCGCAGGGAACCATCTCCAGGAAGGTGATGCTGGTGGAGAACGGGTCCGCCGCTGGACAGCAAGGTGGACAATTTGTGCAGGGATTTACTCAGATGGGACAGGGTTCCACAGCGCAGGgtttggaggtcagaggtcagggctATGAGATGAGGGCTCCGAGTTTTACGATGGGTTCACTCGGCTCTACAGGATTAAATGAGGATTTCTCTGGTCACACCCAAGTTTCTATGGCCACACCCAAGCTACAAGGGAGCAAGAAACAGGTTGTGCAACATAAGAAAGTCACTGTCACAGAGAGAAATATTGAATCTAACACAAGAGCTTAA